TCGCCCACGATGGCTcgtacgccgcggcgcacgagaGCTACGCAGACGCCCCTACCGGCCAAGCGTACTCCACGCCGACCTACTCGCGCGAGCTATACAACGGCGCCAGCAACTCGCCGTATGACACCGAGGCgtacgacgccgaggcgtacgtcgcacAGCCCTACATGCAGCCGCACTATCGCTCGTAGCCCCTCGTAGATACTTTGTACATCCCTCCCCACTTTACCCAGGGCAGACCAATAGACTATTTTTCATCGGGCAGTGCAGGCACGCCACCGCAGTCGAATCGGGCGACCGCgttgcgccgagcgtgtcgcggcCGCTTCGTTCTCTCTTGTTTGGCGGCGTGCGAGGATGCTGCCTATGGTGACGATGGCCATGCCATCCACGCCGttcggcgatgcgcaggcACTGCGCCGGAGATTTTCCATGTCATCACCACCCCCCGAGCCTTCGTCGGGCGGATCGGAGGATGTGCAAGAGAgccgatcgcgccgccTTTCGTCGCTCACACGGGGTATGAGCATGCGCCAGAGCCCGCGGGCGAGCCGCACGTCACTGCTTGACGAGGGCGCACGCACTCCGTCGGAATTGGGCCTGGCCCCACCACTGCAGGGCGCGGCCTATCCGTGGCTCGCCGACCCGATACCATCACTGCCTTCGGGGCCCATCACGCAGCAGAGCGACGAGATGCCttcgccgctgcgccgcacaaCGTCCCCGCTGTCGCTCCGTGCGATcgcacggcggccgtcgctcgcattctcgtccgagcgccgccgcgagggCAGCATCACGGGCTCGTCGAATGCATCGAACGACTCGCTGGGCCGCCAGCCGTCGCGGGCACACATATCGCGCAATCCCTCGCCTCTGGCCGAGGGTAGCGCCACactgctgcgtgcgccgagctttctgcgccgcggctcggcgcccgACTATCCCACACGCCGCGGATCAGACACATCACCCGGGCGTgcctcgccggccgcgccggtgccgcaggagcgcgcctcgccgggcCTGCACGCCTATCCGCGTGCGGCATCGCCGGTGAGCATGCAGCCGGATAtgcgaccggcgccgccggccgtgtACGCAGACGATatggcgcgcagcacgtcgccgctgGGCATGAGCGAGCTGAGTGCGCCGATTGTCACtccgcgcctcgctcaccgcgtcgccgtgcgtGTCACGCCCGCGACCGAGTGCATCAACATGTTTGGGCCGCTGCAGGTCACGTCGCATTACTCGCTCTCGGGCACCGTCACACTCGAGCTACCCCCCAgcgaggacgcgctcgagctgcaggcgctcgacgtgcaccTCGTGGGCTACTCGATGTACGTCGACAGCTCCGCGCGCTtctcgtcggtgcgcctGTGCGACATCAAGCACGAGATCATCCAGACCCCGACGCAGCTCccggcgacgcacggcaGCGATCCGCTGCAGTTCGAGGTCGAGTTCGACCTCTTTGCGCCGGGCTGGCTTCCCGCGTCAtttgcggcgcgctctgcaAGCACGTTTTAcaacctcgaggcggtggcgaccgtcgtcgagccgggcgggcgcaaggcgccgacctcgccgcaGTCCGACTATGCGAGTGCATCGACCTCGCCGGCAGTCGGAACGTACACGACGGCTTCGCCCGGTGTCGGCGCccacgcgacgctctcgcCGCTCGCATCCGAGCCGGCTGCGCCGTGCACCGTACGCAGTCcgccgcacctcgtccgTGTGTGCCGCACACGCGACATGGTCCCGATTcccgtcgcgcagctcgccgtaTTTACCGGTGCCGACGTGCAGGAGGAAGAGGCAGCGCCGAACCCGTTTGCGCGCAGCACGAACCCCTTTCGCCAGCAGAGCAAGAATCCGTTcctggcgccgcgcacggcgcctgcgccaagcgccgcgcaagaCGTGCAGAACGCGACGCGCAAGCGCTTGACGAAccgcgtgccgctgcgccactTTACGCACGCGCCCAAGATCCccttgccggtgccggtCGTGATCCAGGGCGCAGTGCACGAGTACCTCCCGCTGAAGCTCACGCTTTCTGTTCCCGCGCACACCAACACGCACGTCGAgtccgacgaggagcagccGCCTCTCGTGTTTGGCCTgcaggtcgagctcgacccGCTCTGGGCGCAGACCAAGATGTGGAACGACCTGCGCCTGTGTGAACTCGAGGCGATGTGTGTACAGATGGAAAAGTacagctcgtcgctctcgcgcagctACTGCACCGCGtttgcgctgccgctcgagggcgacgtcggcgcgaccGACGTCCCTGCGTTTGATCCGGCGATGTGCGCAAagcatgcgccgccgcagtCGCAGCactcgggcgcgtcgcagtaCCCCTACaaccgtgcgctgctcgaagGGCGGAtccggcagcagcgcgcgggcAGTGCGCCGACCGACCGCCGGAACCACGCCGAGCGTTTCCGCTCGTACACCGTCGGTCCGCTGCCGCAGAGCGACCGCAGCCGCGGCAaacagcgcgaggcgtcgGTGCCTATGCCTACGACGTCacccgcgccggcgccagcGCCCGCACCCGCACCTGCGCAGAGCAAGAAGAAAAAGGCGCTCACGTCCCCCTTTTCGCGCTTCTCCGTGTTTAATGGCGGGCgcgaggaagaggcgcggcccgcgcccgaggcacTGGTGCTCCccccgccgacgccggcgccggtgcacgAGAACCCCAAAGCGTCGTACGTCTTTGACGGGAGCGACGGCTGCGGCATGACACTGGCCTCCAAAAAGGTGCGGCTCTCGTTCAGCCTGCCCATGGTCCCCTCGAGCGGAAAgacggcgatgcgcggcgggACGACGCAGCTGCTGCCCGACTACGAGAGCCCCCATGTGCGTATTCGGCACAAGCTCAAGGTCAAGCTGCGCTTTGGCTACGGCTCGAGCCAGCTGGCGACGAATGCCGGCACGCAGAGCCTGGTGATGTGCGTCCCGGTGCGCTTTACCGAGGCGCCACCGAGCGAGGCTttggcgcaggccgcgccgatcgtCTTCCCCCCGTCTGCTTCGCGCTGCGTCCCGGCGGAAGGTGCGCCAAACGTCGCGGTgcctgcggcgctcacgcgcgcgacgcactcgtcgtttgccgcgacgccggcgcaccACCCCGCCTACCTTCCTGCGTACGTGCAGCTGTTCCGTGAAGACGGCTCGCGCCTTGCGGACGACACGGAGCTCCTGCCGCGCTACCCCGAGCCTGGCGTCTCGCGTCCGATGCacacgcgcgacgacgatgcgTTCTCGGAGCGGATCGACGCGGggctcgtgctcgtccctgacgcggtgcgcgaggagaagacggcggcgccgacgagcatgGTCGAGACGCTGAATGGCGCCGACGATCTCTTCCCCGAGGACGTGAACGaggtcgcgccgcagcgtgtcgatgACGACATGCTCGACGCAGACATGCAGCAGACGACGGTCGTGACCAACTCGTCTGCGCTCGACTACGACCTGCtggccgagacgcgcgagatgcaaggcgcgcggtcgccgaaCGTCTTTTCGACGACCGATCCCTAGATACCCATAGCCTCGGAGCTCGGTGGAACTTCGTCAGATGTCAATACTGCACTATTGCGACTACAAGAGGTCGTCGACCTTGGCCAGGAGGCGCTCCTTCGGGGGCTTGAGGCCCTCGCCCTCCATCACCTCGCCCATCGAGTCGATCTGCTCGCGGCCAAACTGCGCGGCGACAAGAAGCTGCGCCATGAACGAGTAGGCGCTCGGAGCGTCCATCGACGTGTCGTCGAGGTAGGTGAGCTGCGCCTTGAAGCCCTCGGAGAGCATCGTCTCGTCGAGaacgctgcgctcgcgcagcgtgccgaggagcttgcCCGCGTCCTCGACCTGGTCCTGCTTCTTGTCGAGGACGGCGGCGatgagcgcgtcgacaaACGACGCACGGTTCTTCTCGGgaagcgcctcgatgcTCTGCACACCCTCCTCAATGTCGCGGATGGCGAGGTACTCTTTGACGTCGTTCGCCGTCTTGCGCTTGACGTCCTCCTCGCTCATCtcgtccttcttctcctcctcgtcggtcgGCTTGGTACGCGGCTGGAGCTGCAGCTTAGGGCGCTGCGGCTCCTCACCGCCACCCTCCTGCGAGGCGTTGAGCAGGTTGAACATGTTGCCCGTCGACGAgttgcgcgacggcgcagggctGCTCTCTTCGCTGCCCTTGCCCTGCTTGCGCGAGAAGATGCTCTGGGGGCcaccgccgagcttgccgctcgacgagcggtCAATGCCCTTACCAAAGGCCGACAGGTCGCCCGCGCGGCCCtggcggggcggcggcgcactctGTCCACCGACCGTGCTCCACccgtcgccgcccgaggacggcggcgggggatcgttgcgctgctggccgcggcgcgagccgccACGCGAGAGCGAAAACTTCTCGGCCTCCTTCTGCTGCTGCCGCTTCGCAGCTTCCGCGTGGATCTCGGCAATGGTCTTGGGCGCACTCGTGTCGTGGCGAGGCACCCAGTTCTGCGAGCGGAGGTCCACCACGTCCAGGAGCATGAACCGCATGCGCGACGAGATCTTGTCGCTCTGCAGGATATCGTCGATGCGCTTAAAGTACACGTCCATGCGGCTCTTGTGGTTGCCCTGGCTCGAGTCAAGCAGGTATCCGACCGTCGACAAAAGGCGGCACACGCTCTCGatctcgtcctcctccggctcggtcgtggtgcgcagcaggcgcacaaTACACGTGTGCATAATACGCGGCTGGAGCATCTGCAGCTTGAACAGCTCACCGACAAACTGCACGAGACCAAgaccgcggcgcttggcctTTTGCTCGGCGTAGTACTCGTCAGAGAGGAGCTCGGGCTCGTTCTCGGGCTTCCTCTCCTCCTTGGCGGCGCCCCAGCCCTTTTCAAAG
This region of Malassezia japonica chromosome 8, complete sequence genomic DNA includes:
- a CDS encoding uncharacterized protein (EggNog:ENOG503PIDB), coding for MLPMVTMAMPSTPFGDAQALRRRFSMSSPPPEPSSGGSEDVQESRSRRLSSLTRGMSMRQSPRASRTSLLDEGARTPSELGLAPPLQGAAYPWLADPIPSLPSGPITQQSDEMPSPLRRTTSPLSLRAIARRPSLAFSSERRREGSITGSSNASNDSLGRQPSRAHISRNPSPLAEGSATLLRAPSFLRRGSAPDYPTRRGSDTSPGRASPAAPVPQERASPGLHAYPRAASPVSMQPDMRPAPPAVYADDMARSTSPLGMSELSAPIVTPRLAHRVAVRVTPATECINMFGPLQVTSHYSLSGTVTLELPPSEDALELQALDVHLVGYSMYVDSSARFSSVRLCDIKHEIIQTPTQLPATHGSDPLQFEVEFDLFAPGWLPASFAARSASTFYNLEAVATVVEPGGRKAPTSPQSDYASASTSPAVGTYTTASPGVGAHATLSPLASEPAAPCTVRSPPHLVRVCRTRDMVPIPVAQLAVFTGADVQEEEAAPNPFARSTNPFRQQSKNPFLAPRTAPAPSAAQDVQNATRKRLTNRVPLRHFTHAPKIPLPVPVVIQGAVHEYLPLKLTLSVPAHTNTHVESDEEQPPLVFGLQVELDPLWAQTKMWNDLRLCELEAMCVQMEKYSSSLSRSYCTAFALPLEGDVGATDVPAFDPAMCAKHAPPQSQHSGASQYPYNRALLEGRIRQQRAGSAPTDRRNHAERFRSYTVGPLPQSDRSRGKQREASVPMPTTSPAPAPAPAPAPAQSKKKKALTSPFSRFSVFNGGREEEARPAPEALVLPPPTPAPVHENPKASYVFDGSDGCGMTLASKKVRLSFSLPMVPSSGKTAMRGGTTQLLPDYESPHVRIRHKLKVKLRFGYGSSQLATNAGTQSLVMCVPVRFTEAPPSEALAQAAPIVFPPSASRCVPAEGAPNVAVPAALTRATHSSFAATPAHHPAYLPAYVQLFREDGSRLADDTELLPRYPEPGVSRPMHTRDDDAFSERIDAGLVLVPDAVREEKTAAPTSMVETLNGADDLFPEDVNEVAPQRVDDDMLDADMQQTTVVTNSSALDYDLLAETREMQGARSPNVFSTTDP
- a CDS encoding uncharacterized protein (COG:J; EggNog:ENOG503NY2A), which translates into the protein MSVYTEKPADLPLLASIGMESVSGGRGGRRGGMGGPGRGGMGGRGGGRTSEERFANAQRGAFGASGPMGAFNGGSRGHSMSRGGSGGALPSRETMGTGIPMGGRPKSNRGRQRGPHVNPPEKGGPTIPMDQVAPLAYSENRWKPQSLEEGQKAGVDHTMLVERKVKALLNKLTVEKFESISDQIVGWANESKNETDGRTLRQVIAIVFEKAIDEAAWSEMYAQLCAKIQVHLDPEIRDEVLDEKEGKEYRGGFLFRKYLLTWCQGDFEKGWGAAKEERKPENEPELLSDEYYAEQKAKRRGLGLVQFVGELFKLQMLQPRIMHTCIVRLLRTTTEPEEDEIESVCRLLSTVGYLLDSSQGNHKSRMDVYFKRIDDILQSDKISSRMRFMLLDVVDLRSQNWVPRHDTSAPKTIAEIHAEAAKRQQQKEAEKFSLSRGGSRRGQQRNDPPPPSSGGDGWSTVGGQSAPPPRQGRAGDLSAFGKGIDRSSSGKLGGGPQSIFSRKQGKGSEESSPAPSRNSSTGNMFNLLNASQEGGGEEPQRPKLQLQPRTKPTDEEEKKDEMSEEDVKRKTANDVKEYLAIRDIEEGVQSIEALPEKNRASFVDALIAAVLDKKQDQVEDAGKLLGTLRERSVLDETMLSEGFKAQLTYLDDTSMDAPSAYSFMAQLLVAAQFGREQIDSMGEVMEGEGLKPPKERLLAKVDDLL